The following are from one region of the Natronosporangium hydrolyticum genome:
- a CDS encoding tetratricopeptide repeat protein, whose product MSHRAGTHSRFGPTRLRLPHPRLAALPLAAVVTGLVLAMATEPVRTAIVRSVELEPGAAGERLGALAALVVAVGSLLASVRLWRSHRQAAHPGTIEIVPPVEVPDQLRPEEITAALRGELTSMNLTSPSTVPGEAAPQDFITDVRTAAASPSRGWRLALAAVLWLRPPLPYQVALVIRVDQRRVGLTVEVRSRVGRGLYVTTVWDDSWEQVISRAACHIAAQVLPRTSLSRLPPWTPWRGVRIDPEVFCHFHDARRYAASGRFEEAIAEFNRATALDPRNPYIRFEKATVLEQLGLYIDALAIYVDVTVMESWYDRRVWRRYRQRFGDRRHQHRRPWFLRRSPNGAAALQLARYRMVTALATSNRLTAQWEKHRRPMAEPTGVATPGPWPGRDPQGRRQEDAERVIHRLRHHLGAYGTLMLRWTDPKSAAVSSADIEGDRGAMRRVLQFAAMVEAQEIADDYRWTTLRRWRRGLPVSQSAIRILPPWSALQYRYVEIVQASQATADESSDPPAQWWRLPLISDKQARLPVAGVEWQPPNETARLPWPPPPELVSRLVSKALRQQRRWLPYWLPAHRGWLEHYNAACLYAVGMLTNELVTTETLTETAAAHHQQLVKLAIDQLRLAVMGADSQFAAGRADWLRWGDQDLDDLRVTRDFDTFVDRYLPGVSPLIRLPPNAALLAITRHLARLVEQYARTRRRAWERAADSGEPVDMRDEPAWWKLLRAFCRDYRDWATRLSLIAMLTRASPDFDPAMPGIGQDKEWATVAWRPMHQGGQVPRSSVDRVREWLETEVTLHRSAEALIRRRNQALDDLHQVLVEALIDEALHELWFAAADSRTIADAHVTAWWRVERYMRSLRHGRLADPDMAQVRAGLEAIRDQAGAALGGSRRRRLRGSGKLRSRPDQPMGQP is encoded by the coding sequence ATGAGCCATCGCGCTGGCACCCACAGTCGGTTCGGGCCCACCCGGCTGCGCCTGCCCCACCCGCGCCTAGCGGCGTTGCCGCTGGCGGCGGTGGTCACCGGGCTCGTCCTGGCGATGGCCACCGAGCCGGTCCGGACCGCGATCGTCCGGTCGGTGGAGCTGGAACCAGGGGCAGCGGGGGAGCGGCTCGGGGCGCTGGCCGCGCTCGTCGTCGCGGTCGGGTCGTTGCTGGCCAGCGTGCGGCTGTGGCGCAGTCACCGGCAGGCGGCCCATCCCGGCACGATCGAGATCGTGCCGCCGGTCGAGGTGCCGGATCAGCTCCGGCCCGAAGAGATCACCGCCGCGCTGCGGGGCGAGCTGACCTCGATGAACCTCACCAGCCCGTCGACTGTCCCCGGGGAGGCCGCCCCGCAGGACTTCATCACCGACGTCCGGACCGCCGCTGCCAGCCCGTCCCGCGGCTGGCGCCTCGCCCTGGCCGCCGTGCTCTGGCTGCGACCGCCGCTGCCGTACCAGGTGGCGCTGGTGATCCGGGTCGACCAGCGGCGGGTGGGGTTGACAGTGGAGGTGCGCAGCCGGGTCGGTCGAGGTCTCTATGTCACCACCGTCTGGGACGACAGCTGGGAGCAGGTGATCTCCCGGGCCGCCTGTCACATCGCGGCCCAGGTCCTCCCGCGGACCAGCCTGTCCCGGCTACCGCCGTGGACCCCGTGGCGCGGAGTGCGGATCGACCCCGAAGTGTTCTGTCACTTCCACGACGCCCGGCGCTATGCGGCGAGCGGGCGGTTCGAAGAGGCGATCGCTGAGTTCAACCGGGCCACCGCGCTCGATCCTCGCAATCCCTACATTCGCTTCGAGAAGGCCACTGTCCTGGAGCAGCTGGGGCTCTACATCGACGCGTTGGCGATCTACGTCGATGTGACGGTCATGGAGAGCTGGTACGACCGGCGGGTGTGGCGGCGATATCGACAACGCTTCGGCGATCGCCGGCATCAGCACCGGCGACCGTGGTTCCTGCGCCGGAGCCCCAACGGAGCGGCGGCGCTGCAGCTGGCGCGATACCGGATGGTGACGGCGCTGGCGACGAGCAATCGGCTCACCGCGCAGTGGGAGAAGCATCGGCGACCGATGGCGGAGCCGACCGGCGTCGCGACGCCAGGACCGTGGCCGGGTCGGGATCCGCAGGGCCGCCGCCAAGAGGACGCGGAGCGGGTGATCCACCGGTTGCGGCATCACCTCGGCGCCTACGGCACGCTCATGCTGCGCTGGACCGACCCGAAGTCAGCTGCCGTCTCGTCGGCGGACATCGAGGGTGACCGGGGCGCGATGCGGCGGGTACTCCAGTTCGCGGCCATGGTCGAGGCGCAGGAGATCGCGGACGACTACCGTTGGACGACACTACGTCGATGGCGGCGGGGCCTACCCGTTAGCCAATCGGCGATCCGGATCCTGCCGCCGTGGTCCGCACTACAGTACCGGTATGTCGAGATAGTCCAGGCCAGCCAGGCTACGGCGGACGAGTCGAGCGACCCGCCTGCGCAGTGGTGGCGGTTACCGTTGATCTCGGATAAGCAAGCTCGTCTGCCCGTGGCGGGGGTCGAGTGGCAACCTCCGAACGAGACGGCGCGGCTGCCGTGGCCGCCACCGCCGGAGCTGGTCTCCAGACTGGTCAGTAAGGCTTTGCGGCAGCAACGGCGGTGGTTGCCGTACTGGCTGCCGGCGCATCGGGGTTGGCTGGAGCATTACAACGCCGCCTGCCTCTACGCCGTCGGCATGCTCACCAACGAACTGGTCACCACCGAAACGCTCACCGAGACCGCTGCCGCGCACCACCAGCAGCTGGTCAAGCTTGCGATCGATCAACTCCGATTGGCGGTGATGGGCGCCGACAGCCAGTTCGCGGCCGGTCGGGCGGACTGGCTGCGATGGGGCGACCAGGACCTGGACGATCTGCGGGTCACCCGGGACTTCGACACCTTCGTCGACCGATATCTGCCGGGCGTCTCTCCGCTGATCAGACTGCCCCCGAACGCCGCCCTGCTGGCGATCACCAGGCACCTCGCCCGGTTGGTGGAGCAGTACGCCCGAACCCGGCGGCGGGCCTGGGAACGTGCGGCCGATTCCGGGGAGCCGGTAGACATGCGGGACGAGCCGGCCTGGTGGAAGCTGCTTCGTGCGTTCTGTCGCGACTACCGGGACTGGGCCACCCGGCTGTCGCTGATCGCCATGCTCACCCGCGCCTCCCCCGACTTCGACCCGGCGATGCCCGGGATCGGGCAGGACAAGGAGTGGGCGACGGTCGCCTGGCGGCCGATGCATCAGGGCGGGCAGGTTCCCCGCAGCTCTGTTGATCGGGTCCGGGAGTGGCTCGAGACCGAAGTCACGTTGCACCGAAGCGCCGAAGCGCTGATCCGGCGCCGTAACCAGGCCCTCGACGACCTCCATCAGGTGCTGGTCGAGGCGCTGATCGACGAAGCGCTCCACGAGCTGTGGTTCGCCGCCGCCGACTCCCGCACGATCGCCGACGCGCACGTGACCGCCTGGTGGCGGGTGGAGAGATACATGCGGAGCCTGCGGCACGGGCGGCTCGCCGATCCTGATATGGCGCAGGTCCGGGCGGGCCTGGAAGCGATCCGCGATCAGGCCGGCGCCGCGCTAGGCGGCTCGCGGCGGCGCCGCCTGCGTGGCTCCGGCAAACTGCGTAGCCGGCCCGATCAGCCCATGGGCCAACCCTGA
- a CDS encoding ABC-F family ATP-binding cassette domain-containing protein: MIPEPNPPLADAVTGDHTLRWGGSLPAGQSAHVRADAVHVRRGGRAVLTDASVTVSAGSRLAIVGENGRGKTTLLHVLAGVVPPDQGVVERAGTIGLVQQALVAGCGTVGDIVAGAIGDAQRAVSALDAAATALAQGTADAEAAYSTALDAATRLDAWDAERRVDVALAGLGACADRDRPLTTLSVGQRYRVRLACLLGARYDLLLLDEPTNHLDADGLAFLTARLRGHPGGVAIVTHDRALLRDVADEFYDLDPTVDGRPRRFAGGYEGWQQGRQREREAWERDFAAQQEEHQRLAAAVSEAQGRLSTAWRPEKGHGKHQRQSRAPGVVQALRRRQADLDAHRITVPVPPQPLRWPDSDSRPGRPLLRCRDVTVAGRLPGPVTLDLAGGGRTLVTGQNGAGKSTLLKVLAEQLTPTTGEVRRGAGARVAYLGQEVPDWPAGLLGHELYEQHLARLGHLGVEPGSLTGSNLLDRAALRTPVGRMSLGQQRRLNLALRLAERPHLLLLDEPSNHLSASLVDELTAAMLATPTALVVATHDRQLLRDLGGWPTVSLPPGAAEPQWSDSKVDAG; this comes from the coding sequence GTGATTCCTGAACCAAACCCTCCGCTGGCTGACGCCGTCACCGGCGACCACACGCTCCGCTGGGGTGGCTCGCTCCCGGCCGGGCAGAGCGCACATGTCCGGGCCGATGCGGTGCACGTCCGCCGGGGCGGGCGGGCGGTGCTGACCGACGCGAGCGTCACCGTCTCGGCCGGATCCCGGTTGGCGATCGTCGGCGAGAACGGCCGAGGCAAGACCACGTTGTTGCACGTGCTCGCCGGCGTTGTCCCGCCGGACCAGGGAGTAGTGGAGCGGGCGGGGACGATCGGCCTCGTCCAGCAGGCCCTGGTGGCCGGCTGCGGCACCGTGGGCGACATCGTCGCCGGCGCGATCGGCGACGCCCAACGCGCAGTGTCCGCACTCGACGCCGCGGCGACGGCGTTGGCGCAGGGAACGGCGGACGCGGAGGCGGCGTACTCGACCGCGCTGGACGCCGCCACCAGGTTGGACGCGTGGGACGCCGAGCGCCGCGTCGATGTTGCGTTGGCCGGGCTCGGTGCCTGCGCCGACCGGGACCGGCCGCTGACGACGCTGTCGGTTGGGCAGCGATACCGGGTGCGCCTCGCCTGCCTGCTGGGGGCCCGGTACGACCTGTTGCTCCTGGACGAGCCGACCAATCATCTCGACGCGGACGGGCTGGCGTTTCTCACCGCCCGGTTACGCGGCCATCCCGGTGGGGTGGCGATCGTGACCCACGATCGGGCGTTGCTGCGCGATGTCGCTGACGAGTTCTACGACCTCGACCCCACCGTGGACGGGCGACCGCGCCGGTTCGCCGGTGGCTACGAGGGCTGGCAACAGGGGCGGCAGCGCGAGCGGGAAGCCTGGGAGCGGGACTTCGCGGCGCAGCAGGAAGAGCACCAGCGGTTAGCGGCCGCGGTCTCCGAGGCACAGGGCCGGCTGAGCACCGCCTGGCGTCCGGAGAAGGGGCACGGCAAGCATCAGCGGCAGTCCCGGGCGCCCGGTGTCGTGCAGGCGCTTCGCCGCCGGCAGGCAGACCTCGACGCCCACCGGATCACGGTGCCGGTGCCGCCGCAGCCACTGCGCTGGCCCGACAGCGACTCGCGTCCGGGTCGACCACTGCTTCGCTGCCGCGATGTGACTGTGGCGGGGCGGCTGCCTGGCCCGGTCACGCTCGACCTTGCAGGCGGCGGCCGAACCCTGGTCACCGGTCAGAACGGCGCCGGGAAGTCGACGCTGCTCAAGGTGCTGGCGGAGCAACTCACGCCGACTACCGGCGAGGTACGCCGCGGTGCCGGCGCCCGGGTGGCCTACCTGGGGCAGGAGGTGCCGGATTGGCCGGCGGGCCTGCTCGGCCACGAACTGTACGAGCAGCACCTCGCCCGGCTGGGTCACCTCGGTGTGGAGCCGGGTTCGTTGACCGGGAGCAACCTGCTGGACAGAGCGGCGTTGCGGACGCCGGTCGGCCGGATGTCGTTGGGGCAGCAACGCCGACTCAACCTGGCGCTGCGGTTGGCCGAGCGGCCACACCTGCTGCTGCTCGACGAACCCAGCAACCATCTGTCGGCCTCGCTGGTGGACGAGTTGACCGCGGCGATGCTGGCGACGCCGACCGCGCTGGTCGTCGCCACTCATGATCGGCAACTGTTGCGGGACCTCGGCGGCTGGCCGACCGTGTCCCTGCCGCCGGGTGCCGCAGAACCACAGTGGTCAGACAGTAAGGTCGACGCTGGATAG
- a CDS encoding peptidylprolyl isomerase: protein MTQVALTTSYGMIKLKLDPEKAPKTVENFLAYVRDGHYDGTIFHRVIQTFMIQGGGFTEDMSQKPTRAPIENEANNGLRNDRYTVAMARTSDPHSASAQFFISTAQNDFLNHTAPTPNGWGYAVFGKVVEGLDVVDRIAAVPTGRRAGHDDVPVEAVSIVRAVVE, encoded by the coding sequence ATGACCCAGGTGGCACTTACCACTAGCTACGGCATGATCAAACTGAAACTCGACCCGGAGAAGGCGCCGAAGACGGTTGAGAACTTCCTGGCCTACGTCAGAGATGGCCACTACGACGGCACCATCTTCCACCGCGTCATCCAGACGTTCATGATCCAGGGCGGCGGCTTCACGGAGGACATGTCGCAGAAGCCGACCCGTGCCCCGATCGAGAACGAGGCCAACAACGGTCTCCGTAACGATCGCTACACCGTGGCGATGGCCCGCACGTCGGACCCGCACTCGGCCTCCGCGCAGTTCTTTATCAGCACGGCCCAGAACGACTTCCTCAACCATACCGCCCCGACCCCGAACGGATGGGGCTACGCCGTGTTCGGCAAGGTCGTCGAGGGACTCGACGTGGTCGACCGGATCGCTGCCGTCCCTACGGGTCGACGCGCAGGCCATGACGACGTGCCCGTCGAGGCAGTCTCCATCGTCCGCGCCGTGGTGGAGTAG
- a CDS encoding nitroreductase/quinone reductase family protein, whose product MPLPRWLAQVNKRVFNPLEIRRGARPVLTHLGRSSGRTYRTPLDAHPLPDGYVFIPMYGPRTDWVRNVLASGTARLSIGGKEIELNSPRMVRKADVWPLLAAGTKTPPGISDESELLRMDLREESGQVAGDVGG is encoded by the coding sequence ATGCCGTTGCCACGCTGGTTGGCCCAGGTCAACAAGCGGGTGTTCAACCCGTTGGAGATCCGCCGCGGCGCGCGGCCGGTGCTGACCCACCTGGGCAGGTCGTCGGGCCGGACCTATCGGACCCCGCTGGACGCGCATCCCCTACCTGACGGTTATGTCTTCATCCCTATGTACGGCCCGCGTACCGACTGGGTCCGTAACGTGCTCGCCAGCGGGACGGCTCGGCTGTCCATCGGAGGCAAGGAGATCGAGTTGAATTCTCCGCGGATGGTGCGCAAGGCTGACGTCTGGCCGTTGCTTGCTGCCGGCACCAAGACTCCGCCCGGCATCTCCGACGAGTCGGAGCTGCTGCGGATGGATCTTCGAGAAGAGAGCGGCCAGGTCGCCGGCGACGTGGGCGGCTAG
- a CDS encoding Rpn family recombination-promoting nuclease/putative transposase, translating to MLFTAPLDRREAFIYVLVEHQSGTDELMPLRMLRYMMRNWDRYLTEHPKARRLPAVIPLVVHHHRRPWSGPTDIRELLDLDPPTAEPVEAYLPRLRFLLDDLARLDEPALRARPLTPPARMTLLLLKTAPGNPHLAADLRRWADDLRAVLDRPDGIEDFVALVTYIETVGETPTDELHDLFAKIGPEAEEAYMTTAEMLRAEGRAEGEARGEARGRAEALVQLLTHRFGPLPPAACELVRFASIDQLAAWTTRALTADTLDEALR from the coding sequence CTGTTGTTCACCGCCCCGCTGGACCGCCGGGAGGCGTTCATCTACGTGCTCGTCGAACACCAGAGCGGCACCGACGAGTTGATGCCGCTACGGATGCTGCGGTACATGATGCGGAACTGGGACCGGTATCTGACCGAACATCCCAAAGCCAGGCGGCTGCCGGCGGTCATCCCACTGGTGGTACACCACCACCGCCGCCCCTGGAGCGGCCCTACCGACATCCGGGAACTACTCGACCTGGACCCGCCCACCGCCGAGCCGGTCGAGGCCTACCTACCCCGACTGCGGTTCCTGCTCGATGACCTGGCCCGGCTGGACGAGCCGGCGCTCCGCGCCCGGCCGCTGACCCCACCAGCCCGGATGACCCTGCTGCTACTCAAGACCGCCCCCGGCAACCCTCACCTCGCCGCCGACCTGCGACGCTGGGCCGATGACCTGCGTGCGGTGCTGGACCGGCCGGATGGCATCGAAGACTTCGTCGCGCTGGTCACGTACATTGAAACCGTGGGCGAAACACCCACCGACGAGCTACACGACCTGTTCGCAAAGATCGGACCCGAGGCTGAGGAGGCGTACATGACCACCGCAGAAATGCTCCGCGCCGAAGGCCGCGCCGAAGGCGAGGCCCGCGGCGAGGCCCGCGGCCGCGCGGAGGCCCTCGTGCAGCTGCTCACCCACCGGTTCGGCCCGCTCCCACCAGCCGCCTGCGAGCTTGTGCGCTTCGCCTCCATCGACCAGCTCGCTGCCTGGACCACCCGTGCCCTCACCGCCGACACACTCGACGAGGCTCTCCGCTAA